DNA sequence from the Candidatus Latescibacterota bacterium genome:
CGCTGGAAGCCAGGACATCCAGATCGAGAGTGATCCCCGGGCAACTCCCCCCGTCCCCGATCGTCATCTCGGCCAGTGCCGTCAGAAGCCCTCCCTGCGATATATCGTGGCATGCCCTGATCCAGCCAAGGGAATGCATCTCTATCACCGTTCTGATCTGCGCCTTCTCACGCACGAAATCAGCTTCGGGAACGTTGGCTCCGAGAGCATCGTAGATGACCCTGTAATATTCGCTGCCACCCAGTTCGTCCAGAGGCTGGCCGAGAAGGTAGACCTCATCGCCCTCATCCTTGAATGAGATGGAACGACATTTCGAGTAATCCTCCACGACCCCGAAGCAGGCGATGACAGGCGAAGGCGGAATCGCCTTGCCACTCTCGCCCTGATTGTAAAAACTCACATTCCCCGACACTACCGGAAGAGGATGTCCTTCGTGAGAGAGGTGTCCTATACCCTTACATGCATCTCCGATTCCGCGGACCCCCTCGAAAAATTCCCAGAAGACCTCACCGATCTCGGGGTTTCCGTAGTTGAGACAGTCCGTTATGGTTGAGGGAACGGCTCCCACGGCAGCGACGTTTCTCGCCGCTTCGATCACGGCAAGAGCTCCCCCCTGATAGGGATCGATGATCCCGTAACGAGGTGTACCGTCCACCGAGACCGCCAGCCCGACCTTCTCTCCCGGCAGGGGAGCGATCACTCCGGCATCAGCCACTCCAGGCCTCAGAACGGCCCTGCCCTGCACCTCGGAATCGTAATGGCGGAAGACATGGTTCTTCGAAGCGATATTGGGCGAAGCGAAAAGCTTCAGGAAATCCTCGCGAAGATCGCGTCCTTCCTGCCACTCGGGCTCTTTGAAGAGGATCTGTCTGCTCTTTTTTGGCCTGTCGTACGAGATTCCAGTAGTTATTACATCAATAGGAGCCTCACAGACAAGCTCCCCACCCGACATGATTGAATAGTTCTTCTCCCGGGTCACGTCTGCTATTACAAATGCCCCGGCTCCGTGATAGATATGGGGCAAGTCAAAATCCTCGTTGTATATCTTAAGGACATCATCGACGAAATCCTCTGGAACCGCCAGCGCGTAACGTTCCTGCGTCTCTGAGCAGGCGATGACGGCGGGCGGGAAATCTCCTTCGGCGATGTTGACCGCGTCGAGATCCAGCTTGACGCCAAAACCTCCCGCGTCGGCCAGTTCCGATGTCACGCAGGAGATCCCTCCAGCGCCGAGATCCTTGAACCCG
Encoded proteins:
- the purL gene encoding phosphoribosylformylglycinamidine synthase subunit PurL; protein product: MLKGTVPIKERTDEEIAQSLKEKGLNLAVSEARRVCELLGRDPTIVELTIFNTMWSEHCSYKSSRSLLGEMLPTKAPNVVLGPGEDAGVVRFFPAGDGDWHCLVVAHESHNHPSQVLPVEGAATGIGGIVRDVYCMGADVVGVLDPLRFGDPEGEKGAQSVSIARGVVDGISQYGNALGVPNLGGDIVFDRGFDENCLVNVVAMGLVKESRILRSRVPKEAADVQYKVILIGKPTDDSGFGGAAFASEDLAGEEEMNRGAVQVPDPFLKRVLTVANRKVLELAAERGVAIGFKDLGAGGISCVTSELADAGGFGVKLDLDAVNIAEGDFPPAVIACSETQERYALAVPEDFVDDVLKIYNEDFDLPHIYHGAGAFVIADVTREKNYSIMSGGELVCEAPIDVITTGISYDRPKKSRQILFKEPEWQEGRDLREDFLKLFASPNIASKNHVFRHYDSEVQGRAVLRPGVADAGVIAPLPGEKVGLAVSVDGTPRYGIIDPYQGGALAVIEAARNVAAVGAVPSTITDCLNYGNPEIGEVFWEFFEGVRGIGDACKGIGHLSHEGHPLPVVSGNVSFYNQGESGKAIPPSPVIACFGVVEDYSKCRSISFKDEGDEVYLLGQPLDELGGSEYYRVIYDALGANVPEADFVREKAQIRTVIEMHSLGWIRACHDISQGGLLTALAEMTIGDGGSCPGITLDLDVLASSGLPAEKVLFSETGGFLVEIPAGSERDVLALCARNKVKLFRLGTLKRGAKLEVLSGGQRLAVWESDELKDAYMNGCRRIFGTAKGE